One genomic window of Ottowia oryzae includes the following:
- the acnD gene encoding Fe/S-dependent 2-methylisocitrate dehydratase AcnD, with protein MTNAAYRQALPGTQLDYFDARAAVNALRPGAWDTLPYTARVHAENLVRRADPAQLTGYLTQLIERRRDQDFPWFPVRVVCHDILGQTALVDLAGLRDAIAKEGGDPAAVNPVVPVQLIVDHSLAVECGGFDPDAFAKNRAIEDRRNEDRFHFIEWTKKAFANVDVIPAGNGIMHQINLEKMSPVVYVKDGVAFPDTCVGTDSHTPHVDALGVIAVGVGGLEAENVMLGRASWMRLPDIVGVKLTGKRQSGITATDMALALTEFLRKEKVVGAYVEFFGEGADSLSIGDRATISNMCPEYGATAALFYIDQQTLDYLRLTDRSPEQVKLVETYAKAAGLWADTLKTAEYERVLSFDLSSVVRNMAGPSNPHRRLPTTALAERGIADAAKLQAARAEEAEGLMPDGAVIIAAITSCTNTSNPRNVIAAALLARNANRLGLVRKPWVKSSLAPGSKAVELYLKEANLLADLEKLGFGIVAFACTTCNGMSGALDPKIQQEIIDRDLYATAVLSGNRNFDGRIHPYAKQAFLASPPLVVAYAIAGTVRFDIENDVLAVVDGKPVRLKDIWPSDEEIDAIVAQAVKPEQFRKVYEPMFALRVDDGERAAPQYDWRPQSTYIRRPPYWDTEGVGALAAFPRTLKGMRPLALLPDNITTDHLSPSNAILLDSAAGEYLHKMGLPEEDFNSYATHRGDHLTAMRATFANPQLVNEMAVVDGQVKKGSLARIEPEGKVVRMWEAIEAYLNRRQPLIIIAGADYGQGSSRDWAAKGVRLAGVETVVAEGFERIHRTNLIGMGVLPLEFLPGTTRLTLGLDGTETYDVEGERTPRATLQLLIHRRSGQTERVPVLCRLDTAEEVQVYEAGGVLQRFAQDFLAQSSDQNPALARV; from the coding sequence ATGACCAACGCGGCTTACCGCCAAGCACTGCCCGGCACGCAGCTGGATTATTTTGACGCCCGGGCGGCGGTCAACGCCCTGCGCCCCGGTGCCTGGGACACGCTGCCGTACACCGCCCGCGTGCACGCCGAAAACCTGGTGCGCCGCGCCGATCCCGCGCAGCTGACCGGCTACCTGACGCAGCTGATCGAGCGGCGGCGCGACCAGGACTTCCCGTGGTTCCCGGTGCGCGTGGTGTGCCACGACATCCTGGGCCAGACGGCGCTGGTCGATCTGGCGGGCTTGCGCGACGCGATTGCGAAAGAGGGGGGCGATCCGGCCGCTGTGAACCCGGTGGTGCCGGTGCAGCTCATCGTGGACCATTCTCTGGCGGTGGAGTGCGGCGGCTTCGACCCCGATGCCTTCGCCAAGAACCGCGCCATCGAGGACCGCCGCAACGAAGACCGCTTTCACTTCATCGAGTGGACGAAGAAGGCCTTCGCCAACGTGGACGTGATCCCGGCGGGCAACGGCATCATGCACCAGATCAACCTGGAGAAAATGTCGCCCGTGGTCTACGTCAAGGACGGCGTGGCCTTCCCCGACACCTGCGTGGGCACCGACAGCCACACGCCGCACGTCGATGCGCTGGGCGTGATCGCCGTGGGCGTGGGCGGGCTGGAGGCCGAGAACGTGATGCTGGGCCGCGCCTCGTGGATGCGCCTGCCGGACATCGTCGGCGTGAAGCTCACCGGCAAGCGCCAAAGCGGCATCACTGCCACCGACATGGCGCTGGCGCTGACCGAGTTCCTGCGCAAGGAAAAAGTGGTGGGCGCGTACGTCGAATTCTTCGGCGAGGGCGCCGACAGCCTGTCGATTGGCGACCGCGCCACCATCTCGAACATGTGCCCCGAGTACGGCGCCACCGCCGCGCTGTTCTACATCGACCAGCAGACGCTGGACTACCTGCGCCTGACCGACCGCAGCCCCGAGCAGGTCAAGCTGGTCGAGACCTACGCCAAGGCCGCGGGCCTGTGGGCCGACACGCTGAAGACCGCGGAATACGAACGCGTGCTGAGCTTCGATTTGTCCAGCGTGGTGCGTAACATGGCGGGGCCCAGCAACCCGCACCGGCGCCTGCCCACCACGGCGCTGGCGGAACGCGGCATTGCCGACGCAGCCAAGCTGCAGGCGGCGCGCGCCGAAGAGGCCGAGGGGCTGATGCCCGATGGCGCGGTGATCATTGCCGCCATCACCAGCTGCACCAACACCAGCAACCCGCGCAACGTGATCGCCGCCGCGCTGCTGGCGCGCAACGCCAATCGCCTGGGCCTGGTGCGCAAGCCGTGGGTGAAAAGCTCACTGGCGCCCGGCTCGAAAGCCGTGGAGCTGTATTTGAAAGAAGCGAACCTGCTGGCCGACCTGGAAAAGCTGGGCTTCGGCATCGTCGCCTTTGCCTGCACCACCTGCAACGGCATGAGCGGCGCGCTCGACCCCAAGATCCAGCAAGAGATCATCGACCGCGACCTGTACGCAACGGCCGTGCTGTCGGGCAACCGCAACTTCGACGGGCGCATCCACCCGTATGCCAAGCAGGCATTTTTGGCCAGCCCGCCGCTCGTAGTGGCGTACGCCATTGCGGGCACGGTGCGCTTCGATATAGAGAACGACGTGCTGGCGGTGGTGGATGGCAAGCCCGTTCGCCTCAAAGACATCTGGCCCAGCGACGAGGAGATCGACGCCATCGTCGCCCAGGCGGTCAAGCCTGAGCAGTTCCGCAAGGTCTACGAGCCGATGTTCGCGCTGCGCGTGGACGATGGCGAGCGCGCCGCCCCGCAGTACGACTGGCGCCCGCAATCCACCTACATCCGCCGCCCGCCGTACTGGGACACGGAAGGCGTGGGCGCGCTGGCGGCCTTTCCGCGCACGCTCAAGGGCATGCGCCCGCTGGCCCTGCTGCCCGACAACATCACCACCGACCACCTGTCGCCGTCCAACGCCATCCTGCTGGACAGCGCCGCGGGCGAGTACCTGCACAAGATGGGATTGCCGGAGGAGGACTTCAACTCCTACGCCACGCACCGCGGCGACCACCTGACCGCGATGCGCGCCACCTTCGCCAACCCGCAACTGGTCAATGAAATGGCCGTGGTCGATGGGCAGGTGAAGAAGGGATCGCTCGCGCGCATCGAGCCCGAGGGCAAGGTGGTGCGCATGTGGGAGGCCATTGAGGCGTACCTGAATCGCCGCCAGCCGCTGATCATCATCGCCGGGGCCGACTACGGCCAGGGGTCGAGCCGCGACTGGGCCGCCAAGGGCGTGCGCCTGGCGGGCGTGGAGACCGTGGTGGCCGAGGGCTTTGAGCGCATTCACCGCACCAACCTGATCGGCATGGGCGTGCTGCCGCTGGAGTTCTTGCCCGGCACCACGCGCCTGACGCTCGGCCTGGACGGCACCGAAACCTACGATGTGGAAGGCGAACGCACGCCGCGCGCCACGCTGCAACTGCTTATCCACCGCCGCAGCGGCCAGACCGAGCGCGTGCCCGTGCTCTGCCGGCTGGACACCGCCGAAGAAGTGCAGGTGTACGAGGCCGGGGGCGTGTTGCAACGCTTCGCGCAGGATTTCCTTGCGCAGAGTTC